The Desulfobulbus propionicus DSM 2032 DNA segment TGCGGCAGGATGGCCTGCGCAAGGTGCTGGCCGGGCTGACCACCTTGGAGGAGGTCTTCCGCGTCACCTGATCAGCTGGTTCATTTCGAAGATGGGCAGGAGGATCGACACCACGATAAAGCTGACCGCCACGCCCATGGAGAGGATCATCACCGGCTCGATCATCGAGGTCAGGGCCAGAATCTTGGCCTCCACCTCCTTCTCGTAGCTGTCCGCCGCCTTGGCCAGCATGGTGTCCAGGGTGCCGCTCTGTTCCCCCACGGCCATCATCTGCACCAGCATGGGCGGAAACCATTTACCCCCCTTGAAAAACTGGGACAGGCTCGCCCCTTTCTCCAGTTCGTCGCAGGCTTCGTTGATCTGTTCGGCCAGGACGACGTTGTCGACGATGTTTCTGACGATCTGCAGGGCCGTGATCAAAGGAACGCCGGACAGGAGCAGGCTGGCGAGGGTGCGGCTGAAACGGGCCGAGGCGGTTTTGATGCTCAGGTCGCGCACGCCCGGCAGGGTCAGCTTGAGGGTGTCCCAGCGCCGCCTGCCATCGGGGGTGGCGATGTACCAGCGCACAGCGGCGATGATGCCGCCGACCGCGAACAGCAGCGCCCACCAGAACTGCTTGAGCACCGTGCTCAGGCCGATGAGCACAAGGGTCGGCAGGGGCAGGGCTTGCTGGGTGCCTTCAAAAACCGAGGTGATGCTCGGCACGATGAAGGTGATGAGCAGAAACAGCACCACCACGCCGACCACGGCCATGAAGATCGGGTAGAGCAGGGCGGCCTTGACCCGGCTGCGGATGGCATGCTGGTTCTCGCCGAATTCCGCCAGCCGGTCAAGGACCACGTCGAGCGAGCCGGAGGCCTCGCCGGCACGGACCATGTTGATATAGATTTTGGAGAACAGGCGCGGGTGTTCCGCCAGGGCCGAGGTCAGGGCATTGCCCTCGTTCACCGCATCCTTGATTTGGGCGAGCACGGTTTTCAGCGAACGATTGGTGGTCTGCTCGATCAGGCCGCTGAGCGCAGGCACCAGGGGAATGCCCGCCCCGAGCAGGGTGGCCAATTGCCGGGTGGCGATGTGGATTTCCTGCTGCCTGATGCTTTGCCCCAGCTGCCGCGAGAGCAGCGGGAGTCTGGAGCCCGCTGTTTTCGCGGTGGTTTCCCTGATCTCCACCGGATAGTTGCCCTGATTGCGAATCCGTTGCCGGGCAACGGTCAACGAATCCGCCTCGATGACGCCCTTGAGTTTTTTGCCGCTGGTCGTCAGGGCCGTGAATTCATAGACGGGCATGGCGGTCAGAAGGGGGAAAGGAGGCGGCGCACCGGAGTATCCATTGCGCCGACCGGGTGGTGTGTTTAATATAGGCGATCAAGTGGGCGCCCTCAGGAGGGACGCGAAACATCGTCAAGGGCCATGGCCTATTTCGTGCTGGATTCGGTTGTATTGTCCATGCAGTGCAGGATACAGGAAGCGCAGCTTTCCGGGGTGCGCCCTTCCCGGCAGTAGTTGGCAAAACCGCTGATCAGATCCTTGCCCCCGCGTGGACAGATGTCGAGAAACTTGATGAACTCGACCATCCGGTTGATGATTTGCGGCGGAGCGGTGTGTTCGATCTTGCAGGCGCCTTCCTCGGCCAGGGGTTCGTCGATGGCCAGGACATTGGTGAAAAATTGTTTGAGCGAATTGTGCCGGCGGATAACATCCTCGGCAATCACCCGTCCATCGTCGGTCAGCGTGATCACCTCGTAGGGTGCGTAGTTGATCAATCCTTTTTTGGACAGGGCCCGCAGGGCCTCGGTGACCGACGCGCCACTCACGGACAGCCGGGCGGAAATGTCTTTTCCCCTGGCGACCTGTTTTTCGCTGATGATATGATAAATGGCCTCGATATAGTCCTCAAGGCTGGCGCTGAGTTGTTGCGGTTCCATTGTCCCGTTCCTCCGGACTGTTGAATTTTGCATGTATCTTCAATACGATACATTTTTACCCCTTAGGCGTCAAGGAGAATGTCGTCTGTGTTCTCTCGCCCTTTTTGCCATGAAAGAACCATGTTGCAGGAACTTCGAGTACATAATCTGGCCCTGATCGACGCGCTTCATTTGGATCTCTCGGCACAGAAAACCGGTTTGATCGTGCTCACCGGCGAGACCGGAGCCGGCAAGTCGATCATCCTCCAGGCGATCAATCTGCTGACCGGCGGCCGGGGAACAGCCTCCTGGGTGCGCAGCGACTGTGACCAGGCGGGGATCGAGGCCATCTTTGCCATCCGGCCGGATCATGCCGAGCTCAATACCCTGCTCAGCGAGCAGGCGCTCAAGGAGGGGACCACCTGTATCGTTCGCCGTATCCTCACCCGCGAAGGACGATCCAAGGTCTATGTCAACGATCAGCCGGTCACCACCCGCCTGGCCGGCGAGCTGACCGCCGGATTAATCAACATCGCCAGCCAGCACGACCACCAGCAGCTGCTCAACAGCCGCAATCATCTCGACTACCTCGATGCCTACGGCGAACTGCGAGGGCTGCGGCAGCAGTTTTGGCGGCTGTTTCAACGCTGGCAACAGGCTTCGTCCGAATTGCGGCAGTTGCAGGAAAAGGAGCAGGACAAGGAACAGCAGCGCGATTTTCTCCGTTTTCAGCTTGAGGAGATCCGCAAGTGCAAGCCGCTGGCGGGAGAGGACGAGCAGCTGCGGCGGGAACGGGAGCAGTTGAAGGCCTCGGATGCCCTGTTGCGGCTGATCGGCGACAGCAGCCGGCTGCTGTCCGGGCGGGTCACCGATGCCCTGGTCGAAGGCCGCAAGAATTTGGAGCAGGCTGCAACCCTTGATCCCGCGCTGGCGCCGCTGGCCGAGCGGATGGGGTCCGCCGGTTTCGAACTGGAGGATCTGGCGGCGGCCCTGGAGAAATACCTCGACCAAATCCCCGTGGAACCGGCGCGGCTGGAGCAGATCTCCGGTCGGCTGGCGGAACTCAAGCAACTGCAGCGCAAATACGGGCCCACCCTTGAGGAGGTGATCGCCTTTGCCGAGCGGGCCGAAACGCGGCTTGCCCTGCTGGAGAGCCTTGACGAGGAGATCGTCCAGGCGGAACTGCGGCTGGAGGAGATTTCCACCGAGGCCCTGCTCCGGGCCACCGAGTTGACCCAGGCCCGCCGGGAAGCGGCCAAGAAACTGGAGGCCGGCATGGAACGGGAGCTGGCCTCGCTCAGTTTTCCCCAGGCGGTCTTCCGGGTGGCCATCACCGCGCCGGGCGGGTTGGGTATGGACGGCATCCACAGCACCGGCAGGGACAACGTGGAATTCCTCTTTTCCGCCAACCCCGGCGAGCCGCCCAAGCCGCTGGCCAAGATCGTTTCCGGCGGCGAATTGTCGCGGTTGATGCTGGCGATGAAATGTCTGCTGGCCCGGCGCGACCAGGTGGACACGGTTATTTTCGACGAGGTCGATGCCGGCATCGGCGGCCAGGCCGCCGAGTCGGTGGCGGAAAAGATCGGCGAATTGGCGGGGCACCATCAGGTGTTGTGCATCACCCACCTGCCGCAGATCGCCGCCTGGGCCGATCTCCATTTCAAGGTGGAAAAGCAGGTGGAGAATGGCCGCACCCGCACGGTGATCAACCTGCTCGCCAAGGAGGAACGCATCGGTGAATTGGCGCGGATGCTCGGCGGCGAACATCCCACCGCCCAGACCCTGGCCTTTGCCGGCGAACTGATTGAGCGGCGGAGTGCGAGAAGATCGGCATGAGCAAGCGTCTGGCGTTGGGGCTGTTTTCCGGCGGGTTGGATTCGATCCTCGCCTGCCGGGTGGTGGCCGATCAGGGCATACGGGTGGTGGCCCTGAAATTCGTCACCCCCTTTTTTGATCACGACCTTCTTGGCCAGCAGGAGGCCTATGCCCGTGCCATGCGGGAACAATACGGTCTGGATGTCCAGGTGGTCGATATCAGCGAGGGCTATCTGCGGTTGCTGGAAAATCCGGCCCACGGGTTTGGCAAGCATTTCAACCCCTGCATTGACTGCAAGATTTTGATGCTGCGCCGCGCCCGCGAGCTGATGGGCGTTTACGGCGCCTCCTTTTTGATCACCGGTGAGGTTCTGGGGCAGCGGCCGATGTCGCAGCGGCGCGATACCCTGCGGGTCATTGAGCGCGATTCCGGCTGCGGTGGCCTGTTGTTGCGCCCTTTGTCCGCCAAATTGATGGAGCCTACCCAGGCGGAACTGGAAGGATGGGTGGACAGGGAGCGGCTGTTCGATTTTTCCGGCCGGGGAAGACGCCAGCAGAAACAGCTGGCCGCCCAACTGGGGATCACCGACTACCCGACGCCGGCGGGAGGCTGCATGCTTACCGACCCCAACCTGGCCGCGCGCATCAAGCATTTTTACCACGGACTCTTCTCCTTTGGCGAACAGCGGGCGGTGGACGATGTACGGTTGCTGGTCGTTGGCCGCCAGTTCAAACTCGACGAGAACCTATGGTTCATCGTTGGCCGCGATGAACGCGATAATAACCGCCTTGAAGCTCTGCGCAGCCCGGATGATTGGCTGGTGCGCATGACCACCCGGCCAGGGCCGGTGGGGATTTTGCGCCATGGCCGGCACCAAGTGACCGCTGGCGGCCAGGAGGAACTGATCCGCCGGCTGGCCGGCATCGTGGTCCGGTACGGCAAAAAAATCCCGGATGGACCCGCGGAGGCGGACGTGATGATTGACATGGGGGAAGAAATCGTTCGTGGCCGGTTTGGTCCTTGGGCGAATGATGCCGACCTCCAATCGTGGCGGATCTGAACCATGCGGACCACGGCAGGGCATGTGGACAAGGAGGCGGTGTTTGCTCTCCTACCCCATTGGCTACGGAGGCATCTGGCCGATCTTTCTCGGCAAATGGGCGGCGAGCTCTATCTGGCCGGCGGGGTGGTACGTGATCTGCTGCGTGGCAGCGTGCCCCAGGATATCGACCTCGCCGTGGACAGCGGCGCGCGCATTTGGGCCGGCAAGCTGGCCGTCCTGACCGGTGGAACCTATGTGGCGCTGGGGCGGGACGAGGATGCGGCACGGGTGGTCAGCCGGAAGCGAATCGTCGATTTTGCCTCGTTCCGTCAAGGGGCCCGGACGATTGCCGAGGAGTTGGTCCGCCGCGATCTGACCGTCAACGCCATGGCCATCCGGCTCGATCCGTTGCTGCGCCTTCCGGAGGCCGATGGCCCCTCGGAGGTGCCGCTGCTGGATCCCACCGGCGGTCGCGATGACCTGGAGCAAGGCCTGATTCGTGTGGCCAGCAGGGAGAGTTTCACCAGCGATCCGCTGCGGCTGCTGCGGGTTTTTCGTTTCGCCGCCACCCTCGGTTTTGCCGTCGAAGCCGGCACCCTGGAGTTGATCCGCCGCCAGCGCGCCCTCTTGGCCCTGTCGGCGCCGGAGCGGGTGGCCCATGAGTTGGATCTGATCATGGCCACGGACAACAGCCATGCCGTTTTTGTCCAGATGGCCGACATCGGCCTGTTGTGGGAGATCCTTCCCGAGCTGAAGGCCGGAATCGGCATGGAGCAGCCCAGAAGCCATCACCTTGATGTCTGGCAGCATAATCTGGAAACGCTGCGGTGGATGGAGCAGATTCTGCAAGCCCCGGAACAGTGGCTCGCCGAAGGAGGCGAGCGGCTGATGACCTATCTCCGGTCGCCGCAGCAGTGCCGGCGGCTGCGGTGGGCGGCCTTGCTGCATGACCTGGGCAAGCCGGCAACCCATGCGGTGCGGGCGGACAAGGGGGATCGCATCACCTTTTACAATCATGATCGGGTGGGGGCGGAGCTTTTCCGGGAAGTGGCCCTTCGCTTGCGCTGGAGCGGCGAGGACCGGGAGCGGGTCGCCCATTTGATCGAGGGCCACATGCACCCCTTTCATTTGGCCAACGTGGCTCGTGACGGCAAGCTGACCCTGCGGGCCTCGATCCGGATGGTCCGCAAGGCCGGCACGGATCTGCCCGGTCTTTTTCTCCTCGCCCTGGCCGACAGCCTTGCCGGCCAGGGCGAGGAGCGGATCGAGGGCATGGAAGCGGAATTAGCCGGGCTGTATCGCCGGCTGGAACAGGTTCGAGTCGAGCATGTCGAGCCGGTGCAGACAGCGCCGCCGCTGCTCACGGGCCGGGATCTGATCGAAGGTCTGGGGCTGCGGCCCGGGCCGATGTTCAAACGGATCCTCGGTGCGGTGGAAGAGGCGCGGATGGAGGGTCGGTTGACCGATACGGACGAGGCCCTGCAGTTGGCCAGGGAAATGGCTGCCGGTCCATTGGCCCGGGCGGCACAGGACAGAGGGAAGAGCTGATGCGCAAAGAGCAGGACTATTAT contains these protein-coding regions:
- the gspF gene encoding type II secretion system inner membrane protein GspF, coding for MPVYEFTALTTSGKKLKGVIEADSLTVARQRIRNQGNYPVEIRETTAKTAGSRLPLLSRQLGQSIRQQEIHIATRQLATLLGAGIPLVPALSGLIEQTTNRSLKTVLAQIKDAVNEGNALTSALAEHPRLFSKIYINMVRAGEASGSLDVVLDRLAEFGENQHAIRSRVKAALLYPIFMAVVGVVVLFLLITFIVPSITSVFEGTQQALPLPTLVLIGLSTVLKQFWWALLFAVGGIIAAVRWYIATPDGRRRWDTLKLTLPGVRDLSIKTASARFSRTLASLLLSGVPLITALQIVRNIVDNVVLAEQINEACDELEKGASLSQFFKGGKWFPPMLVQMMAVGEQSGTLDTMLAKAADSYEKEVEAKILALTSMIEPVMILSMGVAVSFIVVSILLPIFEMNQLIR
- a CDS encoding metal-dependent transcriptional regulator, which translates into the protein MEPQQLSASLEDYIEAIYHIISEKQVARGKDISARLSVSGASVTEALRALSKKGLINYAPYEVITLTDDGRVIAEDVIRRHNSLKQFFTNVLAIDEPLAEEGACKIEHTAPPQIINRMVEFIKFLDICPRGGKDLISGFANYCREGRTPESCASCILHCMDNTTESSTK
- the recN gene encoding DNA repair protein RecN, with amino-acid sequence MLQELRVHNLALIDALHLDLSAQKTGLIVLTGETGAGKSIILQAINLLTGGRGTASWVRSDCDQAGIEAIFAIRPDHAELNTLLSEQALKEGTTCIVRRILTREGRSKVYVNDQPVTTRLAGELTAGLINIASQHDHQQLLNSRNHLDYLDAYGELRGLRQQFWRLFQRWQQASSELRQLQEKEQDKEQQRDFLRFQLEEIRKCKPLAGEDEQLRREREQLKASDALLRLIGDSSRLLSGRVTDALVEGRKNLEQAATLDPALAPLAERMGSAGFELEDLAAALEKYLDQIPVEPARLEQISGRLAELKQLQRKYGPTLEEVIAFAERAETRLALLESLDEEIVQAELRLEEISTEALLRATELTQARREAAKKLEAGMERELASLSFPQAVFRVAITAPGGLGMDGIHSTGRDNVEFLFSANPGEPPKPLAKIVSGGELSRLMLAMKCLLARRDQVDTVIFDEVDAGIGGQAAESVAEKIGELAGHHQVLCITHLPQIAAWADLHFKVEKQVENGRTRTVINLLAKEERIGELARMLGGEHPTAQTLAFAGELIERRSARRSA
- a CDS encoding thiamine biosynthesis protein, producing MSKRLALGLFSGGLDSILACRVVADQGIRVVALKFVTPFFDHDLLGQQEAYARAMREQYGLDVQVVDISEGYLRLLENPAHGFGKHFNPCIDCKILMLRRARELMGVYGASFLITGEVLGQRPMSQRRDTLRVIERDSGCGGLLLRPLSAKLMEPTQAELEGWVDRERLFDFSGRGRRQQKQLAAQLGITDYPTPAGGCMLTDPNLAARIKHFYHGLFSFGEQRAVDDVRLLVVGRQFKLDENLWFIVGRDERDNNRLEALRSPDDWLVRMTTRPGPVGILRHGRHQVTAGGQEELIRRLAGIVVRYGKKIPDGPAEADVMIDMGEEIVRGRFGPWANDADLQSWRI
- a CDS encoding CCA tRNA nucleotidyltransferase is translated as MRTTAGHVDKEAVFALLPHWLRRHLADLSRQMGGELYLAGGVVRDLLRGSVPQDIDLAVDSGARIWAGKLAVLTGGTYVALGRDEDAARVVSRKRIVDFASFRQGARTIAEELVRRDLTVNAMAIRLDPLLRLPEADGPSEVPLLDPTGGRDDLEQGLIRVASRESFTSDPLRLLRVFRFAATLGFAVEAGTLELIRRQRALLALSAPERVAHELDLIMATDNSHAVFVQMADIGLLWEILPELKAGIGMEQPRSHHLDVWQHNLETLRWMEQILQAPEQWLAEGGERLMTYLRSPQQCRRLRWAALLHDLGKPATHAVRADKGDRITFYNHDRVGAELFREVALRLRWSGEDRERVAHLIEGHMHPFHLANVARDGKLTLRASIRMVRKAGTDLPGLFLLALADSLAGQGEERIEGMEAELAGLYRRLEQVRVEHVEPVQTAPPLLTGRDLIEGLGLRPGPMFKRILGAVEEARMEGRLTDTDEALQLAREMAAGPLARAAQDRGKS